The following are encoded together in the Argopecten irradians isolate NY chromosome 5, Ai_NY, whole genome shotgun sequence genome:
- the LOC138323348 gene encoding sodium-independent sulfate anion transporter-like isoform X2: MYAKIARLPTQYGLYSAFMGCFVYCFLGTAKDITLGPTAIMSLMTAAFAYSPVENDPTYAIVLCLLCGCVQLLMGILNLGILVNFISYPVINAFTSAAAITIGFGQVKGILGLTDIPRDFPHMVYQTFKKIPETKVWDMTMGLICLVLLFLLKKMRTIQWNDPPDGSPPNLCVKVCRYIVWLSGTAANAIIVIGASGVVAILESQNIKDAISITGEIQPGLPPFKAPSFSLQNGNETISSGTILSSIGAGIGIVPLLGLVELIAIGKAFARQNNYKIYPNQELISIGIANILSSFMSSYPVTGSFSRTAVNSQSGVKTPASGLITGAVVLVALQFLTPLFYYIPKSALSAVIISAVIQMVDYKIIKKLWKANKIDLIPLFITFVASLGVGIEYGIIIGIGVDLLALLYPMARPKIRVTDTGVVILKMDQGVRFPAVDFLQNTVTEAATVQGDKLRSVIIDCSYITATDYSSVQGIIEMIAEFKRKDARIVFACLNSKVLETLQDRDIPDLLVSSTVEEGCKLLQDEIRNVFDELGKSGETTVVVPADYSGIRL, from the exons ATGTACGCCAAGATAGCACGACTCCCCACACAG TATGGGCTGTACTCAGCATTTATGGGCTGTTTTGTCTACTGTTTCCTGGGGACAGCCAAAGACATCACTCTGGGCCCCACGGCCATCATGTCCCTGATGACAGCAGCCTTCGCCTACTCTCCTGTAGAAAATGACCCCACCTACGCTATCGTTCTCTGTCTTTTGTGTGGATGTGTCCAGCTCCTGATGGGTATTCTTAATCTTG GTATACTTGTCAACTTTATATCCTACCCCGTCATCAATGCCTTTACCTCTGCGGCTGCTATCACCATCGGATTCGGCCAAGTCAAG GGAATATTGGGACTGACTGATATTCCAAGGGACTTTCCACACATGGTATACCAAACATTTAAAAAGATTCCAGAAACCAA GGTCTGGGATATGACGATGGGACTGATATGTCTGGTACTTCTCTTTCTACTCAAG AAAATGAGAACAATTCAATGGAATGACCCTCCGGATGGTTCGCCCCCAAACCTGTGTGTGAAGGTCTGTCGCTACATCGTGTGGCTTAGTgggacag CTGCTAATGCCATCATCGTGATCGGAGCCTCAGGAGTGGTCGCCATCCTAGAAAGTCAGAACATCAAGGATGCTATTAGTATAACCGGGGAAATACAGCCAGGATTACCTCCCTTCAAAGCTCCGTCATTTTCTCTTCaaaatggaaatgaaaccaTTTCTTCTGGTACTATCTTGTCG TCCATTGGGGCTGGTATTGGTATTGTACCACTGTTGGGGTTGGTGGAGCTCATCGCCATTGGAAAAGCATTTG CAAGACAAAATAACTACAAAATCTATCCAAACCAAGAGCTGATATCTATTG GTATTGCTAACATTCTGAGCTCCTTCATGTCTTCCTATCCAGTGACTGGAAGCTTCTCAAG AACTGCTGTCAATTCTCAAAGTGGTGTCAAAACTCCAGCCTCAGGGCTTATTACTG GTGCTGTGGTGCTGGTGGCCCTTCAGTTCCTTACTCCACTCTTCTATTACATCCCCAAGTCGGCCTTATCAGCGGTCATCATCTCAGCTGTCATACAGATGGTCGactacaaaatcatcaaaaaactGTGGAAAGCAAACA AAATCGACCTGATTCCACTGTTTATAACGTTTGTGGCTTCGTTAGGCGTGGGTATCGAG TATGGCATCATCATTGGTATTGGTGTGGACTTGCTTGCTCTGCTATACCCGATGGCCAGACCAAAAATAAGA GTAACAGATACAGGCGTTGTGATACTAAAGATGGACCAAGGGGTACGCTTCCCCGCCGTCGACTTCTTACAGAATACAGTTACAGAGGCAGCCACCGTACAAG GTGACAAACTGAGATCAGTTATTATCGATTGCAGTTACATCACTGCTACAGACTACAGTTCTGTACAG gGCATTATTGAGATGATTGCAGAATTCAAACGGAAAGATGCAAGGATTGTATTTGCCTGCCTAAAT AGCAAGGTGTTGGAGACTTTACAAGACAGAGATATCCCAGACCTGCTGGTGAGCTCTACTGTGGAGGAGGGCTGCAAACTTCTCCAAG aTGAAATACGCAATGTGTTTGACGAGCTGGGTAAGAGTGGGGAGACAACTGTGGTTGTACCAGCGGACTATTCAGGCATAAGACTGTGA
- the LOC138323348 gene encoding sodium-independent sulfate anion transporter-like isoform X1, whose product MMEQEESQPLLSRRSRRTPSSPPPRITIHAGMGVAKVVKMVAKNYCTKCCSVETLKERVPIINWLPKYDLHTLQCDLVAGLTVALTVIPQGLAYAKIARLPTQYGLYSAFMGCFVYCFLGTAKDITLGPTAIMSLMTAAFAYSPVENDPTYAIVLCLLCGCVQLLMGILNLGILVNFISYPVINAFTSAAAITIGFGQVKGILGLTDIPRDFPHMVYQTFKKIPETKVWDMTMGLICLVLLFLLKKMRTIQWNDPPDGSPPNLCVKVCRYIVWLSGTAANAIIVIGASGVVAILESQNIKDAISITGEIQPGLPPFKAPSFSLQNGNETISSGTILSSIGAGIGIVPLLGLVELIAIGKAFARQNNYKIYPNQELISIGIANILSSFMSSYPVTGSFSRTAVNSQSGVKTPASGLITGAVVLVALQFLTPLFYYIPKSALSAVIISAVIQMVDYKIIKKLWKANKIDLIPLFITFVASLGVGIEYGIIIGIGVDLLALLYPMARPKIRVTDTGVVILKMDQGVRFPAVDFLQNTVTEAATVQGDKLRSVIIDCSYITATDYSSVQGIIEMIAEFKRKDARIVFACLNSKVLETLQDRDIPDLLVSSTVEEGCKLLQDEIRNVFDELGKSGETTVVVPADYSGIRL is encoded by the exons ATGATGGAACAGGAGGAAAGTCAGCCCTTACTGTCACGTCGGAGCAGAAGGACACCCAGCTCCCCGCCCCCGCGAATCACCATACATGCAGGCATGGGTGTGGCTAAGGTGGTGAAAATGGTAGCTAAAAACTACTGTACAAAGTGCTGTTCGGTGGAAACTTTAAAGGAACGCGTTCCCATTATTAATTGGCTACCCAAATATGA TCTGCATACATTACAGTGTGATTTGGTGGCTGGTTTGACAGTGGCTCTGACAGTGATACCCCAGGGTCTGGCATACGCAAAGATAGCACGACTCCCCACACAG TATGGGCTGTACTCAGCATTTATGGGCTGTTTTGTCTACTGTTTCCTGGGGACAGCCAAAGACATCACTCTGGGCCCCACGGCCATCATGTCCCTGATGACAGCAGCCTTCGCCTACTCTCCTGTAGAAAATGACCCCACCTACGCTATCGTTCTCTGTCTTTTGTGTGGATGTGTCCAGCTCCTGATGGGTATTCTTAATCTTG GTATACTTGTCAACTTTATATCCTACCCCGTCATCAATGCCTTTACCTCTGCGGCTGCTATCACCATCGGATTCGGCCAAGTCAAG GGAATATTGGGACTGACTGATATTCCAAGGGACTTTCCACACATGGTATACCAAACATTTAAAAAGATTCCAGAAACCAA GGTCTGGGATATGACGATGGGACTGATATGTCTGGTACTTCTCTTTCTACTCAAG AAAATGAGAACAATTCAATGGAATGACCCTCCGGATGGTTCGCCCCCAAACCTGTGTGTGAAGGTCTGTCGCTACATCGTGTGGCTTAGTgggacag CTGCTAATGCCATCATCGTGATCGGAGCCTCAGGAGTGGTCGCCATCCTAGAAAGTCAGAACATCAAGGATGCTATTAGTATAACCGGGGAAATACAGCCAGGATTACCTCCCTTCAAAGCTCCGTCATTTTCTCTTCaaaatggaaatgaaaccaTTTCTTCTGGTACTATCTTGTCG TCCATTGGGGCTGGTATTGGTATTGTACCACTGTTGGGGTTGGTGGAGCTCATCGCCATTGGAAAAGCATTTG CAAGACAAAATAACTACAAAATCTATCCAAACCAAGAGCTGATATCTATTG GTATTGCTAACATTCTGAGCTCCTTCATGTCTTCCTATCCAGTGACTGGAAGCTTCTCAAG AACTGCTGTCAATTCTCAAAGTGGTGTCAAAACTCCAGCCTCAGGGCTTATTACTG GTGCTGTGGTGCTGGTGGCCCTTCAGTTCCTTACTCCACTCTTCTATTACATCCCCAAGTCGGCCTTATCAGCGGTCATCATCTCAGCTGTCATACAGATGGTCGactacaaaatcatcaaaaaactGTGGAAAGCAAACA AAATCGACCTGATTCCACTGTTTATAACGTTTGTGGCTTCGTTAGGCGTGGGTATCGAG TATGGCATCATCATTGGTATTGGTGTGGACTTGCTTGCTCTGCTATACCCGATGGCCAGACCAAAAATAAGA GTAACAGATACAGGCGTTGTGATACTAAAGATGGACCAAGGGGTACGCTTCCCCGCCGTCGACTTCTTACAGAATACAGTTACAGAGGCAGCCACCGTACAAG GTGACAAACTGAGATCAGTTATTATCGATTGCAGTTACATCACTGCTACAGACTACAGTTCTGTACAG gGCATTATTGAGATGATTGCAGAATTCAAACGGAAAGATGCAAGGATTGTATTTGCCTGCCTAAAT AGCAAGGTGTTGGAGACTTTACAAGACAGAGATATCCCAGACCTGCTGGTGAGCTCTACTGTGGAGGAGGGCTGCAAACTTCTCCAAG aTGAAATACGCAATGTGTTTGACGAGCTGGGTAAGAGTGGGGAGACAACTGTGGTTGTACCAGCGGACTATTCAGGCATAAGACTGTGA